In Vanrija pseudolonga chromosome 4, complete sequence, a single window of DNA contains:
- the RUMGNA_00694_1 gene encoding 3-beta-hydroxycholanate 3-dehydrogenase (NADP(+)): protein MSTPKVILITGASGGIGRACAVALSKAFAPLVLVLSGRREAELQATAAACAPGTTVEVVAGDVSDEADVRRMFELVQTKYGRLDVLFNNAGVDLLNSVPIEDADMATFRKVLDVNVMAAVQTTAAAVRIMKAQSPPGGRIINNGSISSESPRPDSAAYTVSKHAILGLTRSTSLDGRKYGIAATQLDIGNAQTDMGGHAAKGCRQADGSIRPEPMMGVKNVADTVVFVAGLPLEADVQRLSILATGMPFVGRG, encoded by the exons ATGTCCACACCAAAAGTCATCCTCATCACCGGCGCGTCAGGCGGCATCGGGCGCGCATGCGCCGTCGCCTTGTCTAAAGCGttcgcgccgctcgtgctcgtcctctcTGGCCGGCGTGAGGCAGAGCTGCAGGCGACCGCGGCCGCTTGTGCGCCTGGCACgacggtcgaggtcgtcgctggggacgtgagcgacgaggccgacgtgcgGAGGATGTTTGAACTCGTGCAGACCAAGTACGGCCGGCTGGACGTGCTCTTCAAC aacgccggcgtcgacctgctcaacTCGGTCCcgatcgaggacgccgacatgGCGACGTTCCGTAAAGTCCTAGACGTGAACGTCATGGCTGCGGTGCAGacgactgccgccgccgtgcggaTCATGAAGGCCCAGTCCCCTCCAGGCGGGAGGATCATCAACAACGGGTCCATCTCGAGCGAGAGCCCGCGGCCCGACTCGGCAGCGTACACGGTCAGCAAGCATGCCATCCTCGGcctgacgcgctcgacgagcctcGACGGCAGGAAGTATGGGATTGCAGCGACGCAGCTGGACATTGGGAACGCGCAGACCGATATGGGCGGGCACGCGGCCAAGGGCTGCCGCCAGGCCGACGGGAGTATCCGCCCCGAACCGATGATGGGGGTGAAGAACGTTGCGGACACGGTCGTGTTCGTCGCGGGGCTGCCCCTCGAGGCGGATGTGCAGAGGCTGAGTATCCTCGCTACTGGGATGCCGTTCGTCGGGAGGGGTTAG
- the sdo1 gene encoding Ribosome maturation protein sdo1, whose translation MVHQPGTNIKLTNVSIVKMKKGGKRFEIACYKNKVTEFRSGVETDLSEVLQIEQIFTNVPKGQVAKRDDWTKAFGSDDMNKVIEEILRKGELQVNNLERGAQLASLSREIATLVTEMTVDPATQRKHTVGMVEKAMTELGFSTKAEKTAKAQALDLIRQLSQPGSVLPVQRVRMRVRITMPSKDAKRVKDKVLALADETEEEDMDAEWEAIVKISPSAFRAITDLVNEESKGKGRVESMGNVAA comes from the exons ATGGTGCACCAACCTGGAACAAATATCAA GCTCACCAACGTCTCCATCGTCAAGATGAAGAAGGGCGGCAAGCGCTTCGAG ATCGCATGCTACAAGAACAAGGTGACAGAGTTCCGCTCTGGCGT CGAGACCGACCTCTCCGAAGTCCTCCAGATCGAGCAGATCTTCACCAACGTGCCCAAGGGCCAGgtcgccaagcgcgacgactGGACCAAGGCGTTCGGCTCGGACGACATGAACAAGGTTATTGAGGAG ATCCTCCGCAAGGGTGAACTCCAGGTCAAcaacctcgagcgcggcgcgcagctcgcgtcCCTCTCGCGCGAGATCGCCACCCTCGTGACCGAGATGACGGTCGACCCGGCCACACAACGCAAGCACACGGTCGGCATGGTCGAGAAGGCCATGACTGAGCTCGGCTTCTCCACCAAGGCGGAGAAGACGGCCAAGGCGCAGGCGCTGGACCTCATCCGCCAGCTCAGCCAGCCGGGCAGCGTGCTCCCCGTGCAGCGTGTGCGCATGCGCGTGCGCATCACCATGCCGTCCAAGGACGCCAAGCGcgtcaaggacaaggtccTGGCCCTGGCCGAtgagaccgaggaggaggacatgGACGCTGAGTGGGAGGCG ATTGTCAAGATCAGCCCGTCGGCGTTCCGCGCCatcaccgacctcgtcaacgaggagtccaagggcaagggccgcgTCGAGTCGATGGGCAATGTGGCGGCGTAA